Sequence from the Marinobacter antarcticus genome:
ACTCGATGCAAGTGGCAGTGAGCTCGATCGGGTTGACCGGTTATGTGAACTGAATGTGGTTGAGCAGGTAGGGCATGTGTGCCAGAACAACATCGTTCAGGAAGCCTGGAAGCGTGGCCAGCGGCTGAATGTTCATGGCTTCGTATACGATGTGTCGGACGGCATACTCCGGGACATGGGCTTATCGGTTTCCGGCGCTGAAGACTGGGAACAGGTCAAACAGAACAGTCTGGATGAGCTGATATTGCGCCCGGTGCGCTCAGGTCGCCAGAAAAAAGTCTAATTTTCACCGCAAAACGGCATCATCCAACCCATGCAAAGTTTATCTGGCTCCTCTTTACCGAACTCTCATCAGGCGCTGCTTAAAAACCAGCACTTGTTGTCCGGTCGGCTGGCTGTGTTGGGTGTGGCGTCCGCATCCCTGCTGCCGGAGCTTCCTCTCAGCGGCCTTGCCATGAGCGAGCATGCCGGAGTCTTTGGTGCGCTTGAGCACCATGAAACCTGGCAGGCCAGTTTTGGTTATGAAGACCCGGCACTGGCAGAAGGCCGCTACGACAGCGTCGTGGTGTTTCTGCCAAAAGCCCGTGCCGAGCTGGAAATGCGCCTGGCGCTGGCGCGCTCGCTGGCGGCAGAAAATGCGCGGCTGATACTGGTCGGCGAAAAAAAGGAAGGCATTGCCGGAGCGATCAAGCAGCTGAAAGCGGTTGCCCCGCAGGCGACCAAGGTCGACAGTGCACGCCATTGCCAGGTCTGGTGTGCAGAAGCGATCGAGCCCGCTCCCGGGTTTCGGGTTCAGGACTGGCTGAACTGGAGCTCGATTGAGTGTGCGGGAGTATCCTTAGAGATTGCCGGGTTGCCGGGGATCTTCAGCCAGGATGGTCTGGATAAGGGAACGCGCATGCTGCTGGAAACCCTTGCAGAGCAGCCGGTCCGCGCTGACCGACTATTGGATTTTGCCTGTGGTGCGGGCGTGATCGGTGCCTGGACTCAGGCTTTTCAGGCAGCGCGGGGAATGCCCGTTGCCAATGTTGACGGCGTGGATGTCCAGTCGCAGGCGGTTATTTGCGCAAGGGAAACCTACCGGCGTCATAGCGCTGCCGGTACGATATTCGCCTCAGACGGTCTCGCGGGCATTGACGGCCTCTGGCCCGGAATTATCAGCAATCCTCCCTTTCATACCGGTGTGAAAACCGATACATCTATGACAGAGCAGTTCCTTCAGGACGTGAAGCGACACTTGCAACCCGGCGGCGAGCTGCGCCTGGTGGCGAACAGTTTTCTACCCTATGAGGTTCAGATCAAGCGGCACATCGGGCGCGTCGAGCGCCTGCATGAAGACGGGCGCTTCACCGTTTACCGTGCTTTTCGGGGCTAATAACGAAAAAAGCCCCAGGGGTAAGGGGCAAAAGGTTGGCGTCCGGAAAAACGGAGCTAACCACGAAAGTATTTAAGAATAACCCTCCTAAAGAGAACCTCCTTAAGGTGAACAGATTAAACATTAGGGTTATTTTTTAGAGTAATCAGCCTAAAATGGCATTTTTCTGCGAACTTCCCTCTGGATGCCTGATATGACAACCGCTGTGCTGGATTTTCCCGGTGTTAGCCTGACGCTTAGCCGGCCCGGTACAGATGATCCGAGCCTTCGCGCCTGGAGCTCTGCCGACGAACTGCTCTTGCAGGAAGCTTTGAGCCGCCTGGAAGCTGCGCCTGAATCCCGGGTTCTGGTGGTTGATGACCAATATGGGGCATTGACGCTGGGGTTGTCGCGGTTTTCTCCAGACGTGGTTGCCGATAGCGCTCAGCTAAGCGCTGCACTGGAGCTGAATGCGAGACTGAACCCCGGCAGTTCGGCTCCTGAGCAGGTATACAGCTGGTTGCAGCCTCCCGCTGGCACTTACGATCTGGTTCTCCTGAAGATTCCCCGGGAAGCGGATTATCTGGCCTGGCTTCTGCGCTGGGCCAATGGCGCGCTCAAACCCGATGGGGTGATACTGGCTGCAGGCATGATCAAGCATCTGCCAGATCGCAGTGTGGACGTTTTTGCCGGGGCTGTGGCGGTTCAGAGCGTGGGTCGTGCGGTAAAAAAGGCTCGCATGATGACCTGTGGTCGCGGTGAGGCGCCGTTGGACGGCTGGTCGGGTACCTGGAAGGGTTATGAGTTGGAGAGCGGAGGCGTTCATGTAGCCGCCATGCCCGCGGTATTTGCGCGGGAGAAGCTGGATATTGGCACACGGCTGATGCTGCCCCACCTCAAACCCACCCTTAAGTCTTGCCTTCCCGGTGCCCGAGTGCTGGATCTGGCTTGCGGTAACGGCATTCTCGGCCTGAGTGCGTTGGCCGCGCAACCGGGTATCGATATGACCTTCAGCGACGTATCCAGCCAGGCAGTTCTGAGTGCTCGCCGGAACACAGAGGTTGCATTTCCTGATGCCAGGGGTTTGTTCATGCATGCGGATGGAGTTGCCGGGGGCAGCGAGCCGTTCGAACGAATCCTGTTAAACCCACCTTTTCATGAAGGCGGTGTAGTGGGTGATCATATTGCACTGCGGCTGTTTGAGCAGGCGTCGCAGAATCTGTCTGAAACCGGTCGCCTGCTTATGGTGGGGAACCGGCATCTTGGTTACCACCGAAGCTTGCAGCGTTTCTTTCCGCACCTCCGTCAGCTGGATGCCAATCCCAAATTTGTGGTCTTCGAAGCCTGGCTGTCATAACCCAGGCGCGCCAGTGTATCCACGATGGTTTGTGTCTGACTGTCAATTTCGATGTTGACCTTCATTCCCTCTTCTACTGCACCAAAGGTTGTGGCTCTCAGGGTTTCGGGAATCAGGTGAATATTGAACCGGTTGCGGGCTACCTCACCGATGGTCAGGCTGGCGCCATTGATTGCAATGTAGCCTTTTGGAAAGATGTAGCGAGCCCACTGCTCCGGAACTTCAAACCAGATCGTCACGTTGTTCTCCGGGCGCAGAATCTCAATGACGCTTGCGGTTGTGTGGATGTGCCCCGACAGCAAATGGCCGCCGATTTCATCGCCGATCCGCGCCGCTCTTTCGAAGTTAATACTGTGTCCGGGCTCCAGGTCGCCAAGCGTTGTTAGTCTCAAGGTTTCCTGCATGGCATCAAAAAACAGCGTGTTGCCTGCCTGGCGGGTAACGGTCAGGCAAGTACCATTAATAGCAACCGACGCGCCAATGTTTACGCCATCTGCGCTGTCATCCGGCAAGCGGATTGCAAAAGTGCTCAGCCCGGTTGCAGCGGTGACATCTTCAACAACAGCAATACCCTGAACAATACCGGTGAACATAAGCAGACCTCTTTAGAGCGCAGAGTGCATTGGAGAGTGTATTAGAGAGCGCCGTAACGGATAGGAAGGATAACCAGCAAGCTAGCTGTTGCCAAGTTTGAGGGCGGGAAAATGCTATCCGGAACATCCCGGCTCAAGATATAGGAAAGCTTGTCGATACCCTGTTAGAGCACATTCTTAAATCAGAGGCTCTATAACGAGTGGGATAAACCGCCATGGCCCGGAATCAGAATGCTGCAGAAGCTTTAACAGGAGCCGCCCAGGATGCCGTGTTGCATCCTGGGCGCTCGGCTGATCCGGCGCCTGTCTCTCAGAAAGAAGTCTCTGCAAACGCTGGAAACAGCGCCGTCGGGACTGCTGAGGTAGATAACAATCAGCCCGACGCAGAGTCGATAGACAGCGTCGAAGCCACTGGCGATGCAGGCCCCGTTAGGGCTGAATCCCGTCAGCGCACCCTGAGACTGATGTTGCGCCAATGCGATCGTGTGCTGCTGATGGATTTTGATTTGCTGGCAATGAACGACTGGCCTGATAACTTCAGTGTTGCGGCCGCACGGCGAAGCCGGGATCTGTGGATGTTCAGTGCGATTGTCGCTGCAACCATATTCCTCAGCGGTCTGACAGGCTTTGTGCCTGCCTGGATTGCCGGGGGCGGGTTTGGGGCCTTTATCATTATTCTGCTATTGGGTATTCCAGCCGTTCGCCGGATTTATACATCGGCGCCGTCTTATCTGGACTTACTGATCAAGCGCCAACGCATGATGCGTGATGCACGGAAACACGCCGAGCACCTGGAGGGCAAAGAGGGGCTGATCTGGCAGTGTGCCCGAATGGCAGACTTTAACCCCGCCCTGAAAAATGCCAGGTTCAGTAGCCTGCTGCACCTGTCGGAACAGAAATCTTTGCCCCGGGCGCTGTCCCGACGGGAGCATGTGAGGCTTTATCTGATTTATCTTCTTGAAGCGGAGAATGCTTATGGTCGGGCTCAGGCGGCTTTTTTCGAAGGTAATCAGGAAGCCATCGACAAGGGCTGGGAAAAAGCGGCTGCGGAGCCGGAGGACAGAACTTGACATAAATGTCCTTCAAACGTATGTTTCAAACAGACGTTTGCTAGAGGCACTGAAAACAAAATGGCCCAGTCAGATACTGTTGATCGAATCCTTGATGCCGCAGAAGAACTGTTTGCTGAACGTGGTTTTTCAGAGACGTCACTGCGCATGATTACCAGCAAGGCCAGAGTAAATCTGGCCGCTGTGAATTACCACTTTGGCTCCAAAAACGCGCTGATCCATGCTGTTTTTGGTCGTTTTCTGACGCCGTTTTCAGCGACTCTTGAAAACGCGTTTGATGGGTTGGAAGCTCGTTGTGACGGCAGTCCGCCAACACTGAACCAGACTTTGTGGGCTCTCACTGAGAGCGCCATTCGAATGCCACAGCGGAATGAAAAGGGCATTTCGATTTTCATGCGGCTTCTTGGGCTGGCGTATACTCAGTCGCAAGGGCACTTGCGCAAGTTTCTGGAGCAGGAATACAGTCAGCCTTTCAGTCGCTTCATGCGTCTGCTGAAAGAAGCAACGCCGCAACTTTCAGCTGTAGATCGTTACTGGCGCATCCAGTTCATGCTTGGAGCGACAGCGTTTACCATGTCCAGCAGCGATGCCCTTCAGGACATTTTGCGCAACAAACTGGGCGTGGAAACCACGGTTCAGGAAATTGCCGCACGTCTTGTGCCCTTCCTCGCAGCCGGCATGCAGGCGCACGATGCCTTGCTGATTCCCTCCGCCGCCGATAAGATCCCGGTTGCCTGATCTGTATCCTCTCGGTTAGGCTTCCTCCTGAATCCTGGAGGGAGCCCGACCCGTTGTGAACCACCACAACCGCAGTGCCTGTTCAATTGACATCACCCTGAATGGTCAGAGCCTTGCGCTGCTCGATGCCAGCGGGGGCGTTATCGTTCGCTATCCTGTTTCCTCCGCGCTTAATGGCGTGGGCGCGCAGGATGGCAGTGGTTGCACACCGGGAGGTGAGCACTATATACGCGCGATGATTGGTTCCGGGCTCCCTGCCAACACCGTTTTCCGTGCCCGTCGGCCCACCGGCGAGATATACAGCCCGGCACTTGCGGCCAGCCACCCTGGTCGTGACTGGATCCTGAGCCGCATACTGTGGCTCTGTGGTCTGGAACCGGGAAAAAACCGTGGTGCTGGTGTTGATACTTTCCGCCGTTTTATATACATACATGGCACGCCCGATACGGAGCCTATGGGCCTGGCGCGTTCACATGGATGTGTTCGCATGCGCAATGCCGATGTCATTGAACTGTTTGACTGTGCCCGGCCAGGTATGCCGGTTACTATCCGCTGACACAGAGTGTTAACACTGATTAGAGGAATCCGATGATCGGAGAAATGATGGCCATTCTAAACAGCTGGATCGAGAACTTCGGTCTGCTGTCTGAGGCATGGCGCGTGGGTATTGTTGTGTTCGCACTGGTATTCGGCACAGCCACAGTTGCCTATGTTTTCAGCCATATTATTGTTGCGCTGGAACGAAAATGCGCAAGCACCAGCAATCTCTGGGATGACACAGCGCTGCATGCTGCTCGTAAACCTGTGGTGGCTTTTGTCTGGCTTCAAGGTGTTTACTGGGCTGCTGAAGTGGCCCATCGCTATTCATCCGCCGAGATCTTCAAAGTCAATGACACGGTGCTCCAGGTCGGCTTCATTTTTATCTTTGTCTGGGCCTTGCTCAGGACGATAAAGGAAGGAGAGAGCATTCTTGTCTCTCCGGTAAAAATGAAAAAGCCCATGGATTACACCACCATTAACGCGATCAGTAAGCTTTCGCGAGCGGTGGTGATCATTACAGCTGTACTGATCAGTCTGCAGTCGCTGGGCTATAGTATTTCGGGCGTGCTTGCCTTTGGTGGTGTGGGCGGTATTGCTGTGGGTTTTGCGGCCAAAGATCTGCTGGCCAACTTTTTCGGCGGCTTTATTATCCATCTGGACCGGCCGTTCAAGGTCGGAGACTGGGTGCGCTCACCGGATCGCAATATCGAGGGTACTGTGGAACACATCGGATGGCGGCTTACGACTATCCGGACGTTTGACAAGCGCCCTCTTTATGTTCCCAATGCCACGTTTACAGTCATCGCGGTAGAAAACCCCTCTCGAATGACCAACCGGCGTATCTACGAAACCATCGGCATCCGCTATGCGGATGTCAGCCAAATGGAGACTATTGTTTCAGATATCCGCTCAATGCTTGAAAAGCATGAGGACATTGATAGCAAGCAAACGTTGATTGTGAATTTTCTGGCGTTCAGTCAGTCATCGCTCGACATCATGGTTTACGCGTTTACCAAGACAACCCAATGGGTTCGGTTTCATGAGGTGAAGCAGGATGTGCTGCTGAAAATCAGCGAAGTTATCGTAGGCCACGGCGGCGAGGTAGCTTTCCCCACGCAAACCATACACATCAGTGATGATGGCCGGCCCTCAGAGCAAGAGAGCGATAGAGACAGCAAAGCCAGAGACGGTGGCCGAAATGGCAGGAAACAAATCGCCTATGCGGATGAGGGTGGTAACGACAACGAGCGTAGTCGCCGGCGGGATACAAAGGCGGGTGACGTCGGTGAACAGTCCCTGGACACGGGAGATGGAGATTGATGTCTGAAACCAGCAGTGCGGTTGGCATTATTGGTGGCACCGGCCTGACTACCCTGTCGGGCCTGAAGATCACGGGGGCGCGAACCGTGGAAACGCCCTGGGGAGCACCTTCATCCGAGTTGACCGAAGGGCGCCTCGATGGCCAGCCTGTTGTGTTCCTGTCCCGGCATGGTAATCCTCACAGGATACCGCCTCATGAAGTGAACTATCGGGCGAACATAAAAGCGCTTTACGACGCGGGTGTGCGCACCGTAATCGGAGTGAATGCGGTGGGTGGGATACATCCGGATATGGGCCCCGCCTGCGTGGTTATCCCAGAGCAGATCATTGATTACACCTGGGGTAGAGCCGGCACTTTCTTTGAGGGTGACCTGGAAAGAGTGACCCATATTGATTTTACCTGGCCTTACGACAAGGCCGGGCGAGATGTTCTGATGCAGGCTGCAACGGCCCATGAGGTGTCCTTTGCCGGGTTTGGTGTTTATGGCGCAACCCAGGGGCCGAGGCTGGAGACAGCGGCAGAAATACGCCGTATGGAGAGGGATGGGTGTGATCTGGTAGGGATGACCGGCATGCCGGAAGCCGCTCTGGCGGCTGAGCTGGGGATGCGGTATGTGTGCCTTGGCCTTGTGGTAAACCGGGCGGCCGGGAAGTCAGATCACGTCATTACCATGGAAGAAATCGAAGCGGCCATCGAGCAAGGCATGTCTGGTGTCAGACAGATTCTTGAAGTCTCGATGGCCGGGCTAGGAGCCCTTATGGCTTTGCCTCAACCTTCTTGAAGAATATGAGAACGCCGATGGTGGGGGAGTCCAGGAAGTGAATTTCCTCGCTCCGCATCCTGCGGGTTTCGCGGATCCAGGTCACTAACTCCAGCGGTATGTCAGGCTTGATAGCCAACTCGGCGCTTGCCGCCGGGCTGGCGCCGGGTGTCTGATCTGCATTCACCAGGGTTACCCCCGGCGCAGCAATTTTTCCTTCTTGCCAGTGGTTGAGGTGAACGGCGACATGCAGGTAGCGTTGCCGATCGATTGTGATGTTCCCTTCAATCTCTCTCTGGCCCGCCTGCTCCAGCCAGTCTCCAATTTCGATGCGCAGCGGCTGGCCTTTGTAGTCTGGCGGGAAAGCTTCGTACCAGCCTGCCGACATGAGTACACGGTAGCGGCCGCTTCGTTCCAGTCGGTTGGCAGCGCTCCCAAGATGAAGTTCGTTGCGTGGTACGAGCTTGAGGGAAGAGCTGGTCGTTCCGTCTCTGGCGACACGATAAAGAGTTTCGCTGGTATCCACCGGCGCTTCCACTTTACGGTTAACCATGCGTTCATTCACCTCGCCTGGTTCGACGATGCGCTCCAGAATCACAAACTCGGCCCGGTAATAGTCGTCGGGCGTTTGCTGCGCATGGATCCCCATGGCAGTTGTGAGCAGAAAAGCCGTCAGTAGTGTGCGTGCCAGTAGCCGGCACAAGCGATTACCATCAGTCTGCAAGAGGTTGCTCCAATTCTATTCAGGCCATTTTTTTCAGGCGATAGTCAGGCGGTAGCGGCGCTTGGTGCGGGCACCAGTTCGCTTAGCATCCCGGAAATGCCGTCGAGTTTACCACTGGTTGAGGCGTCCTTCAGCCGAAAACGGAAACTGTTAGCTCCTTCAAGGCGATATGTGTCTGGTGCAGATTGCATTTTCTTAACCAGAATCAGCGGATCCACCGGTGTAGAGCTGCCAAATTCAAGACGGGCCCACTCCTTGCCGGCGTCCACTTTCACAATACCCAGGGCTTCTGCCTTGAGCCGGAGTTCAGTCTGTCGAACCAGGTTTTTTGCCGGTTCCGGTAATAATCCGAAGCGATCAATCATTTCAACCTGAAGTTCTTTTAATGCATCGCGGTTGCTGACGCTTGCAATGCGCTTATAGAGCATCAACCGGATATGAACGTCTGGCAGGTAATCCTCCGGAATCAGCGCCGGTATTCGAAGGTTCATTTCTGTGCCGTGGCTCAGGGGCAGTTCAGCATTGGGCGTGCGGCCTTCACGAATGGCTTTCACCGCCTCATCCAGCAATTGCATATACAGGGTGAAGCCTATGCCCTCTATCTGACCGCTCTGTTCGTCGCCCAGTAGTTCGCCGGCACCACGAATCTCCAGATCGTGGGTTGCCAGCATAAAGCCGGCGCCCAGCTCCTGAGCCTCGGCAATAGCTTCCAGCCGTTTTTTTGCATCCGCACTGATGGCTTTCGGAGGAGGTGTCAGAAGGTAAGCATAAGCCTGGTGGTGCGAGCGGCCAACGCGGCCACGTAGCTGGTGCAACTGAGCAA
This genomic interval carries:
- a CDS encoding class I SAM-dependent methyltransferase, with the translated sequence MQSLSGSSLPNSHQALLKNQHLLSGRLAVLGVASASLLPELPLSGLAMSEHAGVFGALEHHETWQASFGYEDPALAEGRYDSVVVFLPKARAELEMRLALARSLAAENARLILVGEKKEGIAGAIKQLKAVAPQATKVDSARHCQVWCAEAIEPAPGFRVQDWLNWSSIECAGVSLEIAGLPGIFSQDGLDKGTRMLLETLAEQPVRADRLLDFACGAGVIGAWTQAFQAARGMPVANVDGVDVQSQAVICARETYRRHSAAGTIFASDGLAGIDGLWPGIISNPPFHTGVKTDTSMTEQFLQDVKRHLQPGGELRLVANSFLPYEVQIKRHIGRVERLHEDGRFTVYRAFRG
- a CDS encoding methyltransferase, which translates into the protein MTTAVLDFPGVSLTLSRPGTDDPSLRAWSSADELLLQEALSRLEAAPESRVLVVDDQYGALTLGLSRFSPDVVADSAQLSAALELNARLNPGSSAPEQVYSWLQPPAGTYDLVLLKIPREADYLAWLLRWANGALKPDGVILAAGMIKHLPDRSVDVFAGAVAVQSVGRAVKKARMMTCGRGEAPLDGWSGTWKGYELESGGVHVAAMPAVFAREKLDIGTRLMLPHLKPTLKSCLPGARVLDLACGNGILGLSALAAQPGIDMTFSDVSSQAVLSARRNTEVAFPDARGLFMHADGVAGGSEPFERILLNPPFHEGGVVGDHIALRLFEQASQNLSETGRLLMVGNRHLGYHRSLQRFFPHLRQLDANPKFVVFEAWLS
- a CDS encoding riboflavin synthase subunit alpha; amino-acid sequence: MFTGIVQGIAVVEDVTAATGLSTFAIRLPDDSADGVNIGASVAINGTCLTVTRQAGNTLFFDAMQETLRLTTLGDLEPGHSINFERAARIGDEIGGHLLSGHIHTTASVIEILRPENNVTIWFEVPEQWARYIFPKGYIAINGASLTIGEVARNRFNIHLIPETLRATTFGAVEEGMKVNIEIDSQTQTIVDTLARLGYDSQASKTTNLGLASS
- a CDS encoding TetR/AcrR family transcriptional regulator; this encodes MAQSDTVDRILDAAEELFAERGFSETSLRMITSKARVNLAAVNYHFGSKNALIHAVFGRFLTPFSATLENAFDGLEARCDGSPPTLNQTLWALTESAIRMPQRNEKGISIFMRLLGLAYTQSQGHLRKFLEQEYSQPFSRFMRLLKEATPQLSAVDRYWRIQFMLGATAFTMSSSDALQDILRNKLGVETTVQEIAARLVPFLAAGMQAHDALLIPSAADKIPVA
- a CDS encoding L,D-transpeptidase, with translation MTLNGQSLALLDASGGVIVRYPVSSALNGVGAQDGSGCTPGGEHYIRAMIGSGLPANTVFRARRPTGEIYSPALAASHPGRDWILSRILWLCGLEPGKNRGAGVDTFRRFIYIHGTPDTEPMGLARSHGCVRMRNADVIELFDCARPGMPVTIR
- a CDS encoding mechanosensitive ion channel family protein, which gives rise to MIGEMMAILNSWIENFGLLSEAWRVGIVVFALVFGTATVAYVFSHIIVALERKCASTSNLWDDTALHAARKPVVAFVWLQGVYWAAEVAHRYSSAEIFKVNDTVLQVGFIFIFVWALLRTIKEGESILVSPVKMKKPMDYTTINAISKLSRAVVIITAVLISLQSLGYSISGVLAFGGVGGIAVGFAAKDLLANFFGGFIIHLDRPFKVGDWVRSPDRNIEGTVEHIGWRLTTIRTFDKRPLYVPNATFTVIAVENPSRMTNRRIYETIGIRYADVSQMETIVSDIRSMLEKHEDIDSKQTLIVNFLAFSQSSLDIMVYAFTKTTQWVRFHEVKQDVLLKISEVIVGHGGEVAFPTQTIHISDDGRPSEQESDRDSKARDGGRNGRKQIAYADEGGNDNERSRRRDTKAGDVGEQSLDTGDGD
- a CDS encoding S-methyl-5'-thioinosine phosphorylase; translation: MSETSSAVGIIGGTGLTTLSGLKITGARTVETPWGAPSSELTEGRLDGQPVVFLSRHGNPHRIPPHEVNYRANIKALYDAGVRTVIGVNAVGGIHPDMGPACVVIPEQIIDYTWGRAGTFFEGDLERVTHIDFTWPYDKAGRDVLMQAATAHEVSFAGFGVYGATQGPRLETAAEIRRMERDGCDLVGMTGMPEAALAAELGMRYVCLGLVVNRAAGKSDHVITMEEIEAAIEQGMSGVRQILEVSMAGLGALMALPQPS
- a CDS encoding CsiV family protein, with the translated sequence MQTDGNRLCRLLARTLLTAFLLTTAMGIHAQQTPDDYYRAEFVILERIVEPGEVNERMVNRKVEAPVDTSETLYRVARDGTTSSSLKLVPRNELHLGSAANRLERSGRYRVLMSAGWYEAFPPDYKGQPLRIEIGDWLEQAGQREIEGNITIDRQRYLHVAVHLNHWQEGKIAAPGVTLVNADQTPGASPAASAELAIKPDIPLELVTWIRETRRMRSEEIHFLDSPTIGVLIFFKKVEAKP